A window of Fusarium oxysporum Fo47 chromosome II, complete sequence genomic DNA:
TCGTTGATAGTCCTTGACACTGACAAGATCTCGAATTACACGTTCAAGCCTGTGATATGAAAGTCAGCATTTGCATCTATGAAGCTTGAAAGTAATGGTAGTAAGTCGTCGGACCGAGGTGTGACCTCTTGGCGAAGGTGAAAGCAGAGAGCTATCAATAAAATGCCTGGGAATATAATGCATATCTGTGATGGGAAGTGAGACATACTCGAGAGCCCCGATCTTACGTTTGTCGTAGAGCTTATCATTAAGGGCCCGCTGGATGTTGGCATCCATAGCTGTAGCTCATTCACATCGTCCGCTAGGCGCGACGAGATGGCGGTAGGTAGCTTGCTTGCTCAGTGGAGGCAGATAGGGGTGACAGATATCTAATGATGACAGAATAAGAACGAACGAGAGTCCCTTGGAAGTGGTAAAGAAAAGTAGAGCTTGGTTTAAGCTTGGAGTTGTTGTCGTAGGTAGGAATTAAGTTTCAAAGTGGTTGGCTCGTTTGAGATGGAGCAGGGAATCTTGCTTCCATCCACGCACTGTATGGTAACCTGGACAGGGAAGGAGGAGAGCTGCCAACCCCCCACTAAAGCCCCACGAGTCTCGACTTTTGGGTGACGCCCACCTTTTAGGACTTTGTACTCCGTGCTCGTGATCTGATGTACGAACGCGTCTACTTTTGTGTTTCAACCTGCTGAACCTTGAGATTCATTTGTTTGTTTATAGAAAAATCTATCAAGAGTACTTGCTATCAATCGTTGACTCTATCAGCTTGCTGCCTGCATGAACGAGGCTTGCACTAACTCTATCAAAATCTAAAGCAATACATGTCTACTCTTATACCATCATCAGTGTCAATAACAAGTCCATTCTAGAACATGCATAATCAAATCAACTCGCATGAAGATCGAAATGTCGTTCTCATGAAATATGCACGCGTCCAAGAATAAAACGCTTCCAGGCTTTATGCTTTCTGCCCCTCATCATGACGACCCCTCGTGCGACAAATCGACGTCACTTAACTACCACCACTGGCCCATGTGATGGGCGGCAAGCCCGGTTCTTCATCTGCCCAATGCTAAAGCCTCAAAGGAACTCCTTCGGCGAGGCTAAGGGCACATTTCATCACTACGGCTTACAACTCACCATGTGACCCAGACTCACTGAGGTTAATAAGAGGCCTCAAGCCTGTAATGCCCAAACAACTTCTATCATCTGAAGAGAGCCATACATTACTCCAATACCTAAATCAACCAGCTCAATTCTCCAGATGGCCCAGCAAGAAATTCGATGCTCGTAGGTTGTACTATCCGTCGCACACGCGAGGCACTTGTTGTTTATCCAAACCCAAGTCTTACAACTCCGGACTTTATGAGCTTCTAGACCAAGACTTGCCCACAGACTGTCCTGCACAGAACAGAGCTTGCTTCCAACCTAGCCAACAACCACACTTTGTGGAGGTGATACATCTCAATGTCTAAGACAAGATCACGAttgtcaacaagaagagaaagtgAGACAGAAACATTCATAAATTCATCATTATACCTCGCAAACGATCTAGCATGACAGTTCCCATCGGTCTAATCTAAGCAAAACTTTTGACGATTTTGCAAGCAGAAACTGGCACAGATATATACAGCAAAATGCCAGTCTGTCGGTCGTATTTCGTCTAATGGTGATGGCCTGAAAGGTCACCGTTCTGAATCGCCTGCTGGCACTTAGCAAGGATCGCCGCCTGTCGGGAAACCTCTGCCAGCCTTCCAATAACCTGCTGGTTGCCGTTGGCGAACCCATACAACGCGTAAGGGATGTTGACCTCGTCACAGAACTCCTGGACGAGCTTCTGTGTCGCACGCAGATTATGACGGGGTACGCGAGGGAAGAGATGGTGAATAACCTGGAACTGAAGACCACCATGGAAGAAGTCAAGCCACTCAGGACAATCGATGTCCATAGTGGTTCGGAGCTGTCTCTGCGGGAACGACTCCTGAGGCCCCAGCTCAACTGTGCTCATGGCAAAGTGAGACAGGACAATCTGAACATGAAGAGGCGAGGCGGTGATGTTGCTGATCATGACAAAGTAGAATCGGGTCCAGTTGTCAGGGAGGAGGTTATATACCAGACCATAGCCGAACCAGGTCCAGAAGAAAACCTGTCCAATGATCTCAAGCCACCAGATAACCAAGCCAGGTCCCTTCTTTGGACCTCGGCCCATGATGAGGTGGTCCCATGAGAGTCGGTAGAGGTTGAAACGAGCCAGTGCAAGCAACGGGTAGTAAGTCCAGGCCTGAACTCTAAGCAGAACCTTTGCCACAGCATCATAGGCCATGACTCTCTCGTAGTATGTTGATCTCAAGCTGCCTAGGAGACGGTGAGAGACGGCAAAGAGAGGCATGTGCTCAATATCAGGGTCGTGCTCCGGGGCATTGGTGATAACGTGGTGCACGTTGTGGTTGCGCTTCCACCATCCTATCGACAGACCTCCCATAAAGTCGGCGATCAGGGCTCCGATGCAAGAATCAATGAAGTAGCTATGGGTAATACCCATATGCCCAGCATCATGGACTGTGAATGAGAGTTGATGCCAAAGGGCGCCCAAGAGAAAGGCGCTTAGAGCGTACCATTCGTGACGGAGGCAGAAAGCTGAGCCGATCGCCAATGCAGTGTATCGAATGAATTCGATTCCATAGGCCTTGTAGTTGCAGTTGTAAAGCCCTGTGTCATAGACCTTCTGGTGGAGCTCGCGATATTTGGCAACGATCTTGGCTTGTGTTTCCTTGTCAGGAGGAGGGTACTTGTCGAGGTCGAGACTGATATGTTCGCGAGTGATGGTATCAAGATACGACATGCCA
This region includes:
- a CDS encoding fatty acid desaturase-domain-containing protein is translated as MAHSAIVTGLPPLAGNAPEKTPKLMTRDEIEALIAEGKHVAIFHNQVIKMDAWMPYHPGGDKAMLHMVGKDASDEIDALHCFETRQKVLRYRIGRIEGTWENFLPPIQGGVYRTDEEIERANAEGEPHKDQDSSAPSTRVPSPVFDEEETAGVRQRKTNKKDGARAPSISSASSVEEPDLDGMSYLDTITREHISLDLDKYPPPDKETQAKIVAKYRELHQKVYDTGLYNCNYKAYGIEFIRYTALAIGSAFCLRHEWYALSAFLLGALWHQLSFTVHDAGHMGITHSYFIDSCIGALIADFMGGLSIGWWKRNHNVHHVITNAPEHDPDIEHMPLFAVSHRLLGSLRSTYYERVMAYDAVAKVLLRVQAWTYYPLLALARFNLYRLSWDHLIMGRGPKKGPGLVIWWLEIIGQVFFWTWFGYGLVYNLLPDNWTRFYFVMISNITASPLHVQIVLSHFAMSTVELGPQESFPQRQLRTTMDIDCPEWLDFFHGGLQFQVIHHLFPRVPRHNLRATQKLVQEFCDEVNIPYALYGFANGNQQVIGRLAEVSRQAAILAKCQQAIQNGDLSGHHH